A region from the Rufibacter sp. DG15C genome encodes:
- a CDS encoding DUF6370 family protein, with amino-acid sequence MKRLFLSLVCSVGLLSAMAQGTDPQTAGPDKSKPVQTVEAACGQCMFSLKAPGCDLAVRIDGKSYFVDGSDIDQHGDAHATDGFCNAIRKAEVQGQVVDNRFKATYFKLAAAPDKK; translated from the coding sequence ATGAAACGACTTTTCCTATCTCTTGTGTGCAGCGTAGGCCTCCTTTCTGCCATGGCGCAAGGCACGGACCCGCAAACTGCTGGCCCAGATAAAAGCAAACCCGTGCAAACGGTAGAGGCTGCTTGTGGGCAGTGCATGTTCAGTCTAAAAGCCCCCGGTTGCGACCTGGCGGTTAGAATTGATGGCAAATCTTATTTTGTAGACGGCTCAGACATTGACCAGCACGGTGATGCCCACGCCACTGACGGATTCTGCAACGCCATCAGAAAAGCCGAAGTACAAGGCCAGGTAGTAGACAACCGGTTCAAGGCAACGTATTTTAAGCTGGCCGCAGCCCCAGACAAAAAATAG
- a CDS encoding sulfurtransferase — translation MKPIISPQDLAVLVKEPAHLVLVDARSGPTAIESYQKEHLKGAHFVDLENDLAHKGASAAQGGRHPMPSPKAFSAIMNRLGITPNSRVVVYDDKNGANAAARFWWMVKAMGHDKVHVVDGGFAAAKAASVPVTDEIEKVECTHFYTNSEWQLPTANMEEVAHAALHPDYMVIDVREPARFRGELEPIDEVAGHIPGAVNYPFQDNLDSQGNFLKEEELKAKYTKDLQGKPADHVIVHCGSGVTACHTLLGMAQAGLEVPKLYVGSWSEWSRSGRPIAGQGATKQPS, via the coding sequence ATGAAACCGATCATCTCACCCCAAGACCTAGCCGTTCTGGTAAAAGAGCCTGCCCATCTGGTGCTGGTAGACGCGCGCTCAGGACCCACTGCCATTGAGAGTTACCAGAAGGAGCATTTAAAAGGTGCGCACTTCGTAGACCTGGAGAATGATCTGGCGCATAAAGGTGCCTCGGCGGCGCAAGGTGGTAGACATCCCATGCCCTCGCCCAAGGCCTTCAGCGCCATCATGAACAGGCTGGGCATTACGCCCAACAGCCGGGTGGTGGTGTATGATGATAAAAACGGGGCCAACGCCGCCGCTCGTTTCTGGTGGATGGTCAAAGCCATGGGCCATGACAAGGTGCACGTGGTGGACGGCGGATTTGCTGCTGCCAAAGCCGCAAGCGTACCCGTGACAGATGAAATTGAAAAAGTAGAGTGCACCCATTTTTACACCAACTCAGAATGGCAGCTACCTACCGCCAACATGGAGGAAGTAGCCCACGCCGCCCTGCACCCAGATTACATGGTCATTGACGTGCGGGAGCCGGCCCGGTTCAGGGGCGAATTAGAGCCCATTGATGAAGTAGCCGGTCATATTCCGGGCGCGGTCAATTATCCTTTCCAAGACAACCTGGACAGCCAGGGAAATTTCTTAAAAGAGGAAGAGCTCAAAGCCAAGTACACTAAAGACTTGCAAGGCAAACCCGCCGACCACGTGATTGTGCACTGTGGCTCTGGCGTGACCGCCTGCCATACGCTGTTGGGCATGGCGCAGGCCGGGCTTGAGGTTCCCAAATTGTACGTTGGCTCTTGGAGCGAATGGTCCAGAAGCGGCAGACCCATTGCCGGACAGGGTGCCACCAAGCAACCCTCTTAA
- the hemA gene encoding glutamyl-tRNA reductase: MQSTLKVLTLSYNQAPIAVREAVSLNEIASKNLLDKIKDFTAIQEAMVLSTCNRTEVYYTADQDYSTELIKLIALERGFIATKEVAPYFISITNHDAAVKHLFNVGLGLESQVVGDMQIMNQVKNAYQWAADANMAGPFLHRLLHTIFFTNKRVCNETAFRDGAASVSYATVELVEELTKDLVNPRVLMIGVGDIGANVCDNFQKSDVENIIIANRTHRKAVDLATKCNATAVYWENVWQEIALADVVISSVPGDCFFISKEVVEQQGVLNQKFFVDLSMPRSIDAALEELNGVEVYNIDTIKNRATEALEIRLAAIPAVNQIVAESMDEFKTWTKEMAMSPALQQFKNRLEEIRQRELARYVKNLNANEKEMVETITKNILNKIVKMPALELKAACQRGESEALLEGLSALFQLEPATISA; this comes from the coding sequence ATGCAAAGCACCTTAAAAGTCCTGACGTTATCTTATAATCAAGCCCCCATAGCGGTAAGAGAAGCTGTGTCTTTAAATGAGATTGCCAGCAAGAACCTGTTGGACAAGATCAAAGATTTCACGGCCATCCAAGAGGCCATGGTGCTCTCAACCTGCAACCGCACCGAGGTGTATTATACCGCAGACCAGGACTACTCTACAGAACTTATCAAGCTGATTGCCCTAGAGCGCGGCTTCATAGCCACCAAAGAAGTAGCGCCGTATTTCATTTCCATCACCAATCATGACGCTGCCGTTAAGCACCTGTTCAACGTGGGCTTAGGCTTAGAGTCACAAGTGGTAGGCGATATGCAAATCATGAATCAGGTGAAGAATGCCTACCAGTGGGCAGCAGACGCCAACATGGCTGGTCCTTTCCTGCACCGCTTGCTCCATACCATCTTCTTTACCAACAAGCGCGTGTGCAATGAGACCGCGTTTAGAGACGGCGCCGCCTCTGTATCCTATGCCACAGTAGAACTGGTTGAAGAACTGACCAAGGATTTAGTAAACCCAAGAGTGTTGATGATTGGGGTAGGGGACATTGGCGCGAACGTGTGTGACAACTTCCAGAAGTCTGATGTAGAGAACATCATCATTGCCAACCGGACTCATAGAAAAGCGGTAGACCTGGCCACTAAATGCAACGCCACCGCTGTGTACTGGGAAAACGTTTGGCAAGAGATTGCCTTAGCTGACGTGGTTATTTCTTCGGTGCCCGGTGATTGCTTTTTCATTAGCAAGGAAGTGGTAGAGCAGCAAGGCGTTTTGAACCAGAAGTTCTTCGTGGACTTGTCTATGCCCCGTAGCATTGACGCCGCGCTAGAGGAACTGAATGGCGTGGAAGTCTACAACATTGACACCATCAAAAACCGCGCGACAGAGGCGCTTGAAATCAGATTAGCCGCTATCCCAGCAGTAAATCAAATTGTGGCGGAGAGCATGGACGAGTTCAAGACCTGGACCAAAGAAATGGCCATGTCCCCAGCTTTGCAACAGTTCAAGAACCGTCTGGAGGAAATCAGACAGCGCGAATTGGCCCGTTACGTCAAGAACCTAAACGCCAATGAGAAGGAGATGGTAGAGACCATCACCAAGAACATCTTGAACAAAATTGTAAAGATGCCAGCCCTAGAGCTAAAAGCCGCCTGCCAACGCGGCGAATCTGAAGCTTTGCTAGAAGGCTTAAGCGCTCTGTTTCAACTAGAGCCAGCTACCATTTCAGCGTAA
- a CDS encoding glycosyltransferase family 39 protein, giving the protein MMQKTVTSRRALIEWCVLGAFVLAKMVLQYFLVDSSYDLHRDEYLHLDQANHLAFGYLSVPPFTSWVAFLIKALGNTKFWVQFFPALFGALTLVTSWWSVQELGGGWYAKVLAVSGLLFSTLLRMNMLFQPNSVDILAWTLVFYFLLRYVNRQKNKDLLWLGLVVGFGLLNKYNLVFLLLGFIPALALTKHRVLFTKPVLYAAAGLALLVFLPNIWWQWSHGWPVIHHMQELEVTQLVNVDRGAFWLDQLLFFFGSLFLVAAAFVGFAWHAPLKPYRFVGLAYLFTMLLFTYLRAKSYYAVGLYPVLLCAGAVYWEYLFRSGWKRYLRPVWIALNLLLFLPLVKVVFPILSPEQIHANAAPFKKLNLLKWEDGKDHDLPQDFADMLGWRELTRDVEKAFALVPTAERANTLIICDNYGQTGAVNFYKAQHIPAAISFNADYIFWYPSNLQLQNIVLVKELGEQPLREEEKPLVQSVTVIDSLTTQFARERGTTVYLLRGISPILAQQLVERAQELQLEWKHQP; this is encoded by the coding sequence ATGATGCAAAAGACCGTCACCTCCCGTCGTGCTCTAATAGAATGGTGCGTACTGGGTGCGTTTGTGCTGGCTAAAATGGTGTTGCAGTACTTTTTGGTAGACAGCAGCTATGACCTGCACAGAGATGAGTATTTGCACCTAGACCAAGCCAACCATTTAGCGTTCGGATACCTGTCTGTGCCGCCATTCACGTCTTGGGTGGCTTTTCTGATTAAAGCATTAGGGAACACTAAATTCTGGGTGCAGTTCTTTCCGGCCTTGTTTGGGGCGCTCACGTTGGTGACTAGTTGGTGGTCGGTGCAGGAGTTAGGCGGCGGCTGGTATGCGAAAGTACTGGCGGTTTCTGGCTTACTGTTCTCTACCCTACTGCGCATGAACATGCTGTTTCAGCCTAACTCAGTAGATATTTTGGCTTGGACGCTGGTCTTCTATTTCTTGCTGAGGTATGTAAACAGACAAAAGAACAAGGACCTTCTTTGGCTGGGTCTGGTGGTTGGCTTTGGCTTACTGAACAAATACAACTTAGTTTTTTTGCTGCTAGGCTTCATACCTGCGCTGGCACTCACCAAACACCGCGTTCTCTTTACGAAGCCAGTGCTGTATGCGGCGGCGGGACTGGCCTTGCTGGTTTTCCTGCCTAATATCTGGTGGCAGTGGAGTCATGGCTGGCCGGTCATTCATCATATGCAGGAACTGGAAGTCACGCAGCTGGTAAACGTAGACAGAGGAGCCTTTTGGCTGGACCAGCTGCTTTTCTTCTTCGGGAGTTTGTTTTTGGTTGCGGCGGCCTTTGTGGGCTTTGCCTGGCATGCACCTTTAAAGCCCTACCGGTTTGTGGGGCTGGCGTACCTGTTCACCATGCTGCTCTTCACGTATCTGCGCGCGAAGAGTTATTATGCGGTGGGCTTGTACCCGGTGTTGCTTTGCGCCGGGGCCGTGTATTGGGAATATCTGTTCCGCTCCGGCTGGAAACGGTACTTGCGTCCCGTTTGGATAGCCTTGAACTTGCTGCTGTTTCTGCCCCTTGTCAAAGTAGTATTCCCTATTTTATCTCCTGAGCAAATTCACGCCAACGCGGCGCCTTTCAAGAAATTGAATCTCTTAAAGTGGGAAGACGGCAAGGACCATGACCTGCCTCAGGACTTCGCCGATATGCTTGGCTGGCGCGAGTTGACCCGAGACGTGGAAAAAGCCTTTGCGCTGGTGCCAACGGCTGAGCGCGCCAACACCTTGATCATATGCGACAATTACGGCCAGACAGGCGCCGTCAATTTCTACAAAGCCCAACACATCCCCGCCGCCATCTCCTTTAACGCCGACTATATTTTCTGGTACCCTTCCAACCTTCAACTACAGAACATTGTGCTGGTCAAAGAACTAGGCGAACAACCTCTTAGAGAAGAGGAAAAACCATTGGTGCAATCTGTGACGGTGATTGACTCCCTTACTACCCAGTTTGCCCGCGAGCGTGGAACCACCGTGTATTTGCTCAGAGGCATCTCTCCTATTTTGGCGCAGCAGTTGGTAGAACGGGCCCAGGAACTGCAACTGGAGTGGAAACATCAACCCTAG
- a CDS encoding DUF4890 domain-containing protein, translating into MKKLILMLSMGVLFAGTSFAQDAPQKVRKERSEQRVRKDGQERVRISPEERAAKRTQMMTKKYDLNKSQQAKLQALFLKQSNEMAAQRSNRLEATQKDPAQRQARKAKQEQYNAEIKRILTKKQYAQFEADRKEMKEKHAAKKGQRPGRGQRQLQKS; encoded by the coding sequence ATGAAGAAGTTGATTTTAATGCTCTCCATGGGAGTGCTGTTTGCCGGAACCTCGTTTGCTCAAGATGCCCCACAAAAAGTAAGAAAAGAACGTTCAGAGCAGCGTGTACGCAAGGATGGTCAAGAAAGAGTGCGTATTTCTCCAGAAGAAAGAGCTGCTAAGCGCACCCAGATGATGACCAAGAAATATGACTTGAATAAGTCGCAGCAAGCCAAATTGCAGGCCCTGTTCCTGAAGCAGTCCAATGAGATGGCCGCCCAGCGGAGCAACCGCCTAGAAGCCACTCAGAAAGACCCTGCCCAACGCCAAGCCAGAAAAGCCAAGCAAGAGCAGTACAACGCTGAGATCAAACGCATCTTGACTAAAAAGCAGTACGCCCAGTTTGAGGCCGACCGCAAAGAGATGAAAGAAAAGCATGCTGCTAAAAAAGGTCAACGCCCAGGCAGAGGCCAGAGACAATTGCAGAAAAGCTAA
- a CDS encoding TetR family transcriptional regulator C-terminal domain-containing protein: MENIENTNIPLKDTRTRILEAFVHHVLETGQEPVSVYKFAQSLGMSEQEFYTFYTSFQGVKGGVWESIFEQTLADMYAQPAYAHYSPKEKLLSFYFTWIEELKKNRSYLLTLYEKQPDFKKVTPQEVQSFKRHFTAFAKTLVQEGKEIEQIVDRKYVSDKYPDALWLETLFIFQFWLKDTSPGFERTDAAIEKSVSLFFDVVGRNAVDSFFDFAKFLYQSKKSS, translated from the coding sequence ATGGAAAATATAGAAAATACCAACATCCCATTAAAAGACACTAGAACCAGAATTCTGGAGGCCTTTGTGCACCATGTACTTGAGACAGGCCAGGAGCCAGTGTCGGTTTATAAGTTCGCGCAGAGCTTGGGCATGAGTGAGCAGGAGTTCTACACGTTTTACACCTCGTTTCAGGGGGTGAAAGGTGGTGTGTGGGAGTCCATCTTTGAGCAGACTTTGGCAGACATGTACGCGCAACCAGCGTACGCCCACTACTCACCCAAAGAGAAGCTCCTCTCCTTCTATTTCACCTGGATTGAGGAACTCAAGAAGAACCGAAGCTATCTGCTGACGCTCTATGAGAAACAACCCGATTTTAAGAAGGTCACGCCGCAGGAGGTGCAAAGCTTTAAGCGCCACTTTACGGCCTTCGCCAAAACACTGGTGCAAGAAGGCAAGGAAATCGAGCAGATTGTAGACCGCAAGTACGTGTCAGACAAATACCCTGATGCCCTGTGGCTGGAAACCCTGTTCATCTTCCAGTTCTGGCTCAAAGACACCTCGCCGGGCTTTGAACGCACTGATGCCGCCATTGAGAAATCTGTGAGCTTATTCTTTGACGTGGTAGGCAGAAACGCCGTCGACTCCTTCTTTGACTTCGCCAAATTTCTGTACCAGTCTAAAAAATCCTCATGA
- a CDS encoding response regulator, giving the protein MSHSKRPIVILIAEDDAEDRMLVKEALDESRLMNNIQFVENGEELMDYLHNQGRFSDKNEYPTPGLILLDLNMPKKDGREALKEIKSDEHLRVIPVVVLTTSKAEEDVLRTYDLGVSSFITKPVTFAGLVDVMQTLSKYWFQIVELPKA; this is encoded by the coding sequence ATGTCACATAGTAAAAGACCCATAGTAATTCTTATTGCTGAGGACGACGCCGAAGACCGCATGCTGGTCAAAGAAGCGTTGGATGAAAGCCGCCTCATGAACAACATCCAGTTTGTAGAGAACGGCGAAGAATTAATGGATTATCTGCATAACCAAGGCAGGTTCTCAGATAAGAATGAGTACCCCACGCCGGGCCTCATCTTGCTGGATTTGAACATGCCTAAAAAAGACGGCCGCGAGGCGCTTAAGGAAATTAAGTCTGATGAGCATCTGCGCGTGATACCCGTGGTGGTCTTGACAACCTCCAAAGCCGAGGAAGACGTGCTGCGTACCTATGACCTGGGCGTAAGTTCTTTTATTACCAAGCCGGTAACCTTTGCCGGTCTGGTAGACGTCATGCAGACCTTGAGCAAATACTGGTTCCAGATTGTAGAACTGCCCAAAGCCTAA
- a CDS encoding AarF/ABC1/UbiB kinase family protein: protein MSQSPEEQDHIPTSKVQRATKFLGAGAKVGGNYIKHYAKKIVNPSLSKEELHEDNAQDIYTSLSQLKGSALKVAQMMSMDKTMLPGAYQDKFTMAQYSAPPLSYPLVVRTFQKAFGRTPEAMFDTFSTSAVNAASIGQVHKATKNGKTFAVKVQYPGVAESVSSDLKMVRPFAYRLLNMNEKEMDHYMDEVEEKLLEETDYELEVQRSIEIATACRHLPHLHFPNYYPELSTSRIITMDWLEGAHLKEWLQTNPTQEERNQIGQALWDFYHHQVHNLKQVHADPHPGNFIILPGVTLGIIDFGCVKVIPEDFYRGYFSLIKKESLLQEAELNQIFYDLDFISDRDSSAEQAYFKGVFKEIIALLGRPFHSQTFDFAQNDYFQQIYTLGDRISKDKMFRQSRQARGSRHGLFINRTYFGLYSLLNQLGAHITTTKPDWLK from the coding sequence ATGAGCCAGTCCCCCGAAGAGCAAGACCACATTCCCACCTCCAAGGTACAGCGGGCCACCAAGTTTCTGGGGGCCGGGGCCAAGGTAGGCGGCAATTACATTAAGCACTACGCCAAGAAGATAGTGAACCCCTCGCTTAGCAAAGAGGAACTGCATGAGGACAATGCCCAGGATATCTACACCTCGTTGAGCCAGCTGAAAGGCAGCGCCCTCAAGGTGGCCCAGATGATGTCCATGGACAAGACCATGTTGCCCGGTGCCTACCAAGACAAGTTCACCATGGCCCAGTACAGCGCGCCGCCGCTGTCGTACCCGTTGGTGGTGCGCACGTTCCAGAAAGCGTTCGGGCGCACACCCGAGGCCATGTTTGACACCTTTTCCACTTCGGCAGTCAATGCGGCCTCTATTGGGCAAGTGCACAAGGCCACCAAGAACGGGAAGACCTTTGCCGTGAAGGTGCAGTACCCGGGCGTGGCCGAAAGCGTGAGCTCAGACCTGAAAATGGTGCGCCCCTTTGCCTACCGCCTCCTCAACATGAACGAGAAGGAGATGGACCATTACATGGACGAGGTAGAGGAGAAACTACTGGAGGAGACGGATTACGAGCTGGAGGTGCAACGCTCTATAGAAATAGCCACGGCCTGCCGTCATCTGCCCCATCTTCATTTCCCCAACTACTATCCAGAGCTAAGCACTTCGCGCATCATCACCATGGACTGGCTGGAGGGCGCGCACCTGAAAGAATGGCTTCAGACCAACCCAACCCAGGAAGAGCGGAATCAGATTGGGCAGGCCCTCTGGGACTTTTACCATCACCAGGTGCATAACCTCAAACAGGTGCACGCAGACCCTCATCCTGGCAACTTCATCATTCTACCGGGCGTGACACTGGGCATCATTGACTTTGGCTGCGTGAAGGTGATACCAGAGGATTTTTACCGCGGATACTTCTCCCTCATCAAAAAGGAGTCTTTGTTGCAGGAGGCCGAGCTGAACCAAATCTTCTATGACCTGGATTTCATCAGTGACCGCGATTCCTCCGCTGAGCAAGCGTACTTTAAGGGCGTTTTCAAGGAGATAATTGCCTTGCTGGGGCGTCCGTTTCACAGCCAGACCTTTGACTTCGCCCAGAACGACTACTTCCAGCAGATTTATACCCTGGGTGACCGCATCTCCAAAGACAAGATGTTTAGGCAGTCAAGGCAGGCGCGCGGCTCCCGTCATGGGTTGTTTATTAATAGGACCTATTTTGGTTTGTATAGCCTCTTGAACCAACTGGGTGCCCACATCACCACCACCAAACCAGACTGGCTGAAATAA
- a CDS encoding PAS domain S-box protein, with protein MSPNLNPQDIYSQFINQVTDYAIFATDNDGVITFWNEGAHRLKGYTEDEIIGQFFGVLFTEEDRERGLPEEELRVAREKGVYEGEGPRRRKDGSLFHAKVSLTAIYGPDGKQLGFTKVTGDITKKKELEEEIKRRNEDLIQQKAELEKTNIDLDNFIYTASHDLKAPIANIEGLIEMLKQDLTNKKLLDESSTTLLQHVSISVERFKKTIMDLTEVSKIQKDFKESQKKESINVEGIYEEVMADSGFMFYESPCQVTTDFKVKEILFSRKNFRSILYNLLSNSFKYQSPSRPCKILVTTYEEGEYVLMCVKDNGLGLSDKNLSHLYTMFKRFHDHVEGTGIGLYIVKRIVENEGGRIEVITKENDGTEFKIYFKKEEVTVPA; from the coding sequence ATGTCGCCTAATTTAAATCCACAGGATATTTATTCGCAGTTCATCAATCAGGTAACGGACTACGCCATTTTTGCGACGGACAATGACGGCGTTATCACCTTTTGGAATGAGGGTGCGCATAGGCTCAAAGGCTACACAGAAGATGAGATAATCGGCCAGTTCTTCGGGGTGTTGTTCACCGAAGAAGACAGGGAAAGAGGGCTTCCGGAAGAAGAACTGCGCGTGGCCCGCGAGAAAGGCGTCTATGAGGGCGAAGGCCCCCGGAGACGCAAGGACGGTTCCCTGTTTCATGCCAAGGTGAGTTTAACCGCCATTTACGGCCCTGACGGCAAGCAACTGGGCTTTACCAAAGTCACTGGCGACATCACCAAGAAGAAAGAGCTAGAAGAAGAAATCAAACGCCGTAATGAAGACTTGATCCAGCAGAAGGCCGAGCTGGAGAAGACCAACATTGACCTGGACAACTTCATCTACACGGCCTCGCATGACTTAAAGGCGCCCATTGCCAACATTGAGGGCCTCATAGAAATGCTGAAGCAGGATTTGACCAACAAAAAGCTTCTGGACGAGTCTTCCACTACCCTTCTCCAGCACGTGAGCATCTCTGTGGAGCGGTTCAAGAAGACCATCATGGACCTAACAGAGGTGAGCAAAATCCAGAAGGACTTCAAAGAAAGCCAGAAAAAGGAAAGCATCAACGTTGAGGGCATCTATGAAGAAGTAATGGCCGACAGCGGGTTCATGTTCTATGAAAGTCCCTGCCAGGTCACCACAGATTTTAAGGTGAAGGAGATTCTCTTCTCTAGAAAGAACTTCAGGAGCATTCTCTACAACCTGCTTAGCAACTCTTTTAAGTACCAGTCGCCTAGCCGGCCATGCAAGATTTTGGTCACCACCTATGAAGAAGGCGAGTATGTCTTGATGTGCGTGAAAGACAACGGCCTGGGGCTCAGCGATAAAAACCTATCGCACTTGTACACCATGTTCAAACGTTTTCATGACCACGTAGAGGGCACCGGCATTGGACTGTACATTGTTAAGCGCATTGTGGAGAATGAAGGCGGCAGAATTGAGGTGATCACCAAAGAAAACGACGGCACCGAGTTTAAAATCTACTTCAAGAAGGAAGAGGTGACTGTTCCTGCCTAA
- a CDS encoding hybrid sensor histidine kinase/response regulator, with protein MQDKTRILLVDDDEDDYIITRDIIEDIPGRHYTLDWTGSFQEALALVKENKYDVYLVDFFLGAHDGLELITKAVEEGCTAPFILLTGQTDRETDEKAMRAGASDYLVKGTFNPFDLERSIRYSLEHAKNLEEIQKLNSELEERVEARTQELAEAIQKLENTNRILHEAQADIQKALQKEKELNELKSRFVTTASHEFRTPLSTVLSSASLIGKYKNTEDDDKRQKHVDRIKSAVQNLTTILNDFLSMSRIEEGKVHNLPSTFDLVEFSQEAVEDMQGLLKPGQQIQYQHTGDQTVVHLDKQLLKNILLNLLSNGSKYSGEGKPILFTTDVTGSQVTITVEDKGIGIPKADQVHLFTPFFRAQNATNIQGTGLGLNIVKRYVEVMDGTMDYESELNQGSRFSLIFPKSA; from the coding sequence ATGCAAGACAAAACCAGAATCCTGTTGGTAGATGATGATGAAGATGACTACATCATTACCCGAGACATCATAGAAGACATTCCGGGTAGGCATTACACCTTGGACTGGACCGGTTCTTTCCAAGAAGCGCTGGCGCTGGTTAAGGAGAACAAGTATGACGTGTACCTGGTGGATTTCTTTCTGGGCGCGCATGACGGTCTGGAACTCATCACCAAAGCCGTAGAGGAAGGCTGCACCGCGCCGTTTATTTTGCTCACCGGCCAGACAGACCGCGAGACAGATGAGAAGGCCATGCGGGCGGGCGCCTCAGATTACCTGGTGAAAGGCACCTTCAATCCCTTTGATCTGGAACGGTCCATTAGGTACAGCCTGGAGCATGCCAAGAACTTGGAGGAAATCCAGAAACTCAACTCAGAGCTAGAAGAAAGGGTAGAGGCACGTACGCAGGAATTAGCAGAAGCCATCCAAAAACTGGAGAACACCAACCGCATCCTGCATGAGGCCCAGGCAGACATCCAGAAGGCCCTGCAAAAGGAAAAGGAGCTGAATGAGTTGAAGTCCAGGTTTGTGACCACGGCTTCGCATGAGTTCAGGACGCCTTTGAGTACGGTGTTGTCTTCCGCGTCCTTGATCGGCAAATACAAGAACACGGAGGATGATGACAAGCGCCAGAAGCACGTAGACCGCATCAAGTCTGCCGTGCAGAACCTCACCACCATCCTCAACGATTTCCTTTCCATGAGCCGCATTGAGGAAGGCAAAGTTCATAACCTGCCTAGCACCTTTGACTTGGTAGAATTCTCACAGGAGGCCGTAGAAGACATGCAAGGGCTTTTGAAGCCAGGCCAGCAGATACAATATCAGCATACCGGTGACCAAACGGTGGTGCACCTAGACAAGCAATTGCTTAAGAACATTCTGCTCAATTTGCTTTCCAACGGAAGTAAATATTCTGGCGAGGGCAAGCCCATTTTGTTCACTACAGACGTGACTGGCTCCCAAGTGACCATTACGGTTGAGGACAAGGGCATTGGCATACCCAAAGCCGATCAGGTGCATTTGTTTACGCCGTTTTTTAGGGCGCAGAATGCTACCAACATACAAGGCACCGGCCTGGGTCTGAACATTGTTAAGCGCTACGTAGAGGTAATGGACGGTACCATGGATTATGAAAGTGAACTGAACCAAGGCTCCCGTTTTTCGCTTATTTTCCCCAAATCAGCCTAA
- a CDS encoding response regulator produces the protein MKKILLIEDNQEIRENTAEILSLANYQVFEAENGKIGVELARQEKPDLIICDIMMPQLDGYGVLHMLSKNPETSSIPFVFLTAKSEKEDFRKGMNLGADDYLTKPFDDLELLDAVEMRLKKSEILRTDFQKTAQGLEQFVEEAKGFEELNNLISDKRRVTLFKKKNNLFLEGSYPNSLFFLNKGKVKGYKSNEEGREYITNLYKDGDFIGYLDLLEDSTYRESAMALEDSEVYVIPKEDFFALLHQNRDVANKFIKILSDNLADREDRLLKLAYNSVRKRVAEALLLVEKQYQQEVEGKTEIIISREDLASIVGASKETVIRTLADFKDEKLIDTRGSKIILLNLEKLSRMRN, from the coding sequence ATGAAAAAGATACTGCTCATAGAAGACAACCAGGAAATTAGAGAAAACACCGCCGAGATTCTCTCTCTGGCCAACTACCAGGTGTTTGAGGCGGAAAACGGAAAAATAGGCGTAGAGCTGGCCCGTCAGGAAAAGCCAGACTTGATCATCTGTGACATCATGATGCCGCAACTAGACGGTTACGGCGTGCTGCACATGCTGAGCAAGAACCCAGAAACGTCCAGCATTCCCTTTGTCTTCTTGACGGCCAAGTCTGAGAAAGAGGACTTCAGGAAAGGCATGAACCTGGGAGCTGATGATTACCTCACCAAACCCTTTGACGACCTGGAACTGCTGGATGCCGTAGAGATGCGCCTCAAGAAAAGCGAAATCCTGCGCACAGATTTCCAGAAGACCGCCCAAGGCCTGGAGCAGTTTGTAGAAGAGGCCAAAGGCTTTGAGGAGCTTAACAACCTCATCTCAGACAAGCGCCGCGTCACGCTCTTTAAAAAGAAGAACAACCTGTTTCTGGAAGGCAGTTACCCTAACTCATTGTTCTTCCTGAACAAAGGCAAGGTGAAAGGCTACAAGTCCAACGAGGAAGGCCGCGAGTACATCACCAACCTCTACAAAGACGGCGATTTTATAGGCTACCTGGATTTGCTGGAAGACAGCACCTACCGCGAGTCTGCCATGGCGCTGGAGGATTCTGAAGTGTACGTGATTCCCAAGGAAGACTTCTTTGCCTTGCTGCACCAGAACCGCGATGTGGCCAACAAGTTTATCAAAATCCTCTCTGATAACCTGGCCGACCGCGAAGACCGTCTCTTAAAACTGGCTTACAATTCGGTGCGCAAACGCGTGGCAGAGGCCTTACTCCTAGTAGAGAAACAGTACCAACAGGAAGTAGAAGGCAAAACCGAAATCATCATCTCTAGAGAAGACTTAGCCAGCATTGTGGGCGCCTCTAAAGAAACCGTCATCCGTACTCTGGCAGACTTCAAAGACGAAAAACTAATTGATACCCGCGGTAGTAAAATCATCCTCCTCAACCTGGAGAAGTTAAGCCGCATGCGGAATTAG